From the Coleofasciculus sp. FACHB-1120 genome, one window contains:
- a CDS encoding response regulator, translating into MALDSDIRDQAYQFFIQEAPELLQVIESELLTLKTERTTAKVHSLMRAAHSIKGGSACVGLETIKTIAHRLEDIFKALHNKELEIDAELESLLLQAYDCLRLPLMDQILAGHFNAEQAIAIAEPVFAKIEAQLGDFLTGEEVLPNAVELGIDITLSIFEVDVAQELERLTNVLAHPESNQVAGELRALADVFTGIAELLSLPGFGAIAQTTLAALDAHPEQALQIAKLALSDFLAAREGVLAGDRLLGGSPSPALTKLAAASPVQTSSVAAVTVIQLASELELLTLTEDEEESAPSFSFSSIEDIFGSSVLSSEINEDFLDVSALFTSEEIPETELGIPGETLTSIADFDEILDFSDSSLSTQNQLPLSTVDEPDHLILTTDEEILEQKLSEREQKQTSDKIFKDSNLIPEIPEVPNNYSFDGLKLPALPAANKNQEFELIAQEEILASPPSLDEVFGSFVSNLPTIEIENLSSFEVAEPTVLIEERSELEPNIEETDLVTLPTIELTPVSPPAPELHSELIETQSPANIQEIVQKIEQLFDSLPSVTELPVNLANTENSPQLIQTEIDKLASKTSKPAKLPAAKDKQKETITPTNPTPQLSVRVDLDRLERMNNLVGELAINRNGLFLQNEQLQATVKELLRRFTKFQEIANHLRDLSDQMIVAPERHSIASDQQTFAPLKPGNSGVKTRFTASETGENIEPNSLSSSTSTPLISSFDSLEMDSYGELHSMVQESLEEMVQLEEIVGDVAHLAGQSSQTLEGQRQMIAHLRDDLMWARMLPLREVLSRFPRVLRDLSTKYKKPVDLKLSGTGVLVDKAALEKLNDPLLHLLRNAFDHGIEPPEVRRQRGKPERGQIEIQAYHQGSHTIIEVRDDGQGANLERIRLKALELGLLSPEQVAITSTTRLLDLLFEPGFSTAAQVSELSGRGVGLDVARSQLRSLKGTITITTTPGKGTTFTLRIPLTLTIAKLLVCLVGSTAYAFPADSIEEIVIPKTDQMKHSGKQRFLHWRKRIVPVYHLSELLDYSCPLPESIPSQALVAVPTPEAWAPPMLLIRRDNQIFALEIDRLVTEQELVIKPFGAAIAPPSYIYGCTILGDGSLIPVIDGATLLTQMVGQSKNAIATTTFTDLPTASPITTASIDKTKVFANPAKSPLILIVDDSITLRQTLALTLQKAGYRVLQARDGREAIEQLQQNSSIQMVVCDVEMPNLNGFEFLNHRRQDPQLSKIPVAMLTSRSSEKHRQLATHLGASAYFSKPYLEQEFLAALKALFEKSGALGAVVRSS; encoded by the coding sequence ATGGCGCTCGACTCTGATATCCGCGACCAAGCCTATCAGTTCTTCATTCAAGAAGCTCCAGAGCTGTTGCAGGTCATCGAATCGGAACTGCTGACGCTCAAGACAGAGCGGACAACCGCGAAAGTTCACAGTCTCATGCGTGCGGCTCACTCGATTAAAGGGGGATCTGCTTGTGTAGGACTTGAAACAATCAAAACAATAGCTCACCGCCTTGAAGATATCTTTAAGGCACTCCACAACAAAGAGTTAGAGATTGATGCCGAACTAGAAAGCTTGTTGCTGCAAGCCTATGATTGTCTCCGCCTCCCTTTAATGGATCAGATTCTGGCGGGTCATTTCAACGCAGAACAGGCGATCGCGATCGCCGAACCCGTGTTTGCCAAAATTGAGGCGCAATTAGGAGATTTCCTCACCGGAGAGGAAGTTTTACCCAATGCAGTGGAATTGGGAATCGATATCACCTTATCGATATTTGAAGTGGACGTGGCGCAGGAACTAGAGCGCCTCACCAATGTTTTAGCCCATCCTGAAAGCAATCAAGTAGCCGGAGAATTGCGGGCACTCGCTGATGTATTTACCGGCATCGCAGAATTATTAAGTTTGCCAGGATTTGGAGCGATCGCTCAAACTACTTTGGCGGCTCTCGATGCTCATCCCGAACAAGCCTTGCAGATTGCTAAATTGGCATTATCTGATTTTCTGGCAGCGAGGGAAGGCGTACTTGCAGGCGATCGCTTGCTTGGCGGTTCTCCCTCTCCCGCTTTAACAAAACTTGCTGCTGCTTCTCCAGTTCAAACTTCGTCCGTAGCAGCGGTTACAGTCATCCAACTAGCTTCCGAATTAGAGCTACTGACACTGACTGAAGATGAAGAGGAATCAGCGCCCTCTTTTTCCTTTTCTTCTATTGAAGATATTTTTGGTAGCTCTGTCCTCTCCTCTGAAATCAATGAAGATTTCCTAGACGTTTCGGCACTATTCACATCTGAAGAAATTCCCGAAACAGAGTTAGGCATTCCAGGGGAAACGCTAACTTCTATCGCTGATTTCGATGAAATTCTTGATTTCTCAGATTCCAGTCTGTCAACTCAAAATCAACTCCCTCTTTCCACAGTTGATGAGCCTGACCACCTAATCTTAACAACAGATGAGGAAATCCTTGAACAAAAATTAAGCGAACGAGAACAGAAACAGACTTCGGATAAAATTTTTAAGGATTCAAACTTAATACCAGAAATTCCAGAAGTTCCGAATAATTACTCTTTTGATGGACTGAAACTTCCGGCACTGCCAGCAGCTAATAAAAATCAAGAATTTGAGTTAATAGCTCAAGAAGAGATACTCGCTTCCCCTCCTTCTCTCGATGAAGTTTTTGGTAGCTTCGTCTCAAATTTGCCAACGATAGAAATTGAAAATTTATCCTCTTTTGAGGTAGCAGAGCCGACGGTGCTAATTGAGGAACGGTCTGAATTAGAGCCAAATATTGAAGAAACTGACCTAGTTACTCTCCCAACGATAGAACTTACGCCAGTTTCACCGCCAGCTCCAGAACTACACTCAGAATTAATTGAAACACAATCTCCAGCGAATATTCAAGAAATTGTTCAGAAAATCGAACAATTATTTGACAGCTTACCTTCCGTAACCGAGCTTCCAGTCAATCTAGCTAACACAGAAAATTCGCCTCAGCTAATTCAGACAGAAATCGACAAACTAGCATCTAAAACCTCTAAACCCGCTAAATTGCCTGCTGCCAAAGACAAGCAAAAGGAGACTATCACCCCTACCAATCCTACTCCCCAACTTTCTGTTCGAGTTGACCTAGATCGACTGGAACGAATGAATAACTTGGTGGGTGAACTTGCTATTAACCGAAACGGTCTTTTCCTTCAAAACGAGCAACTACAGGCAACGGTGAAAGAACTGCTGCGGCGGTTTACTAAATTTCAGGAAATCGCCAATCATCTGCGCGATTTATCAGACCAGATGATAGTGGCTCCAGAACGCCATTCTATCGCATCAGACCAGCAAACTTTTGCGCCTCTAAAACCAGGAAATTCGGGTGTAAAAACGCGATTTACAGCCTCTGAAACTGGGGAAAATATAGAGCCAAATTCTCTGTCTTCTAGCACTTCTACACCCCTAATTTCTTCGTTTGACTCCCTAGAGATGGACAGCTATGGAGAATTACACTCAATGGTGCAAGAAAGTCTCGAAGAGATGGTGCAACTCGAAGAAATCGTTGGGGATGTGGCACACTTAGCTGGGCAATCAAGCCAAACTTTAGAAGGTCAACGTCAAATGATCGCCCACTTGCGGGATGATTTGATGTGGGCGCGGATGCTTCCCCTGCGCGAAGTGTTGAGTCGTTTTCCGAGAGTCTTGCGCGACCTTTCCACAAAATACAAAAAGCCAGTCGATCTGAAATTAAGCGGGACGGGAGTTTTAGTTGATAAAGCAGCTTTAGAAAAACTCAACGACCCTTTACTGCACTTGCTCCGAAATGCCTTCGATCATGGCATTGAGCCGCCAGAAGTACGCCGTCAGCGAGGGAAACCGGAGCGAGGTCAGATTGAAATTCAGGCTTATCATCAGGGAAGCCATACGATTATTGAAGTCCGGGATGACGGTCAAGGAGCCAACCTAGAACGCATCCGTTTGAAAGCATTAGAGTTGGGGTTGCTTTCACCAGAACAAGTGGCTATAACTTCAACAACTCGACTTTTAGATTTGCTATTTGAGCCAGGATTTTCCACTGCGGCTCAAGTCAGCGAACTGTCGGGTCGAGGAGTGGGATTAGATGTGGCGCGATCGCAACTGCGATCGCTCAAAGGTACCATCACCATCACGACCACTCCTGGAAAAGGTACCACCTTTACGTTACGCATCCCGCTGACGCTGACGATTGCCAAATTACTCGTCTGCTTGGTTGGTTCCACTGCTTACGCCTTCCCCGCTGACAGCATTGAAGAGATTGTAATTCCGAAAACTGACCAGATGAAGCACTCTGGAAAACAGAGATTTTTGCACTGGCGCAAGCGGATCGTTCCTGTCTATCACTTATCAGAATTACTGGACTACAGTTGTCCGTTGCCTGAATCAATTCCCAGCCAAGCTTTAGTCGCCGTTCCCACTCCCGAAGCTTGGGCACCACCGATGCTGCTAATCCGCCGAGATAACCAAATTTTCGCTTTAGAAATCGATCGCTTGGTCACAGAGCAAGAATTGGTGATTAAACCCTTTGGTGCAGCGATCGCGCCTCCAAGTTATATTTACGGTTGCACGATTTTAGGAGATGGGAGCCTGATTCCGGTAATTGATGGGGCAACGCTTCTGACTCAGATGGTTGGGCAAAGTAAGAACGCGATCGCTACGACTACTTTCACCGATCTGCCAACTGCTTCCCCCATCACAACTGCATCAATTGACAAAACTAAAGTATTCGCGAATCCTGCCAAATCGCCTTTAATATTAATCGTCGATGACTCGATTACCCTGAGGCAAACTTTAGCTTTAACACTCCAAAAAGCCGGATACCGCGTCTTACAAGCAAGAGATGGAAGGGAAGCCATCGAACAGTTACAGCAAAATTCCAGCATTCAAATGGTAGTTTGCGATGTGGAAATGCCGAATCTAAATGGCTTTGAATTTCTCAACCATCGTCGTCAAGATCCGCAGCTATCGAAAATACCCGTCGCGATGCTGACTTCCCGCAGTAGTGAAAAACATCGGCAATTAGCCACTCACTTGGGAGCCAGTGCTTACTTTAGCAAACCTTACTTAGAGCAAGAATTTTTAGCAGCACTCAAAGCCCTTTTTGAAAAAAGTGGAGCTTTAGGAGCTGTCGTTCGTAGCTCATAA
- a CDS encoding chemotaxis protein CheW, whose amino-acid sequence MNSALINSTPPDFDRLDVSASVPAIKVLVFSIGSLNLGLRIESIYKVLNSTQIFGSGQNGVGIAHVGDREVTVLDLQQRLFSSNPTHETLQGAYLIVIQNSESELYGIPVETVPALIDVPLSTIRVLPESFRHANTLGIASHVAVISQPETSLTLFLLDIDTTTKLSWGNLSLPPGTEEETRQHQ is encoded by the coding sequence ATGAACAGCGCTTTAATCAACTCAACCCCCCCGGATTTCGATCGGTTAGATGTTTCCGCGTCTGTACCCGCTATTAAAGTGCTTGTGTTTAGCATTGGTAGCTTAAACTTGGGTTTGCGGATTGAGTCTATCTATAAAGTGCTGAATTCTACCCAAATTTTTGGCAGCGGACAGAATGGAGTCGGGATTGCTCATGTAGGCGATCGCGAAGTGACTGTTTTGGATCTACAGCAGCGGTTATTTTCATCCAACCCAACCCATGAAACCCTTCAGGGAGCCTACCTGATTGTTATTCAAAATAGCGAAAGCGAGTTGTATGGTATCCCCGTGGAAACCGTTCCCGCTTTGATAGATGTACCCTTATCCACGATTCGAGTCTTACCCGAATCCTTTCGTCACGCTAATACCCTAGGGATAGCCAGTCACGTTGCTGTCATTTCTCAACCAGAAACTTCTCTAACCTTATTTCTGTTAGATATTGATACAACAACGAAACTTTCTTGGGGAAATTTGTCTCTGCCACCGGGTACGGAAGAGGAGACACGGCAGCATCAATAA